The Paenibacillus sp. RUD330 genome has a segment encoding these proteins:
- a CDS encoding extracellular solute-binding protein yields MTGSGKRTFFPTWSRKPLSRAGKLGLRLLLIAAVASGIIWWSSGKEAATFAQTVSASQLLGNSTPADAEDKLPYARLMLRHPEAEAEAASSPAISIDPLRYTEAAPEAKLAETAGPDGPALGWNSDSGWVEWSFEAPRAGWYELHLDYKPLPGGRTSVIRGVQIDGAYPFAESETIELQRLWKDAEYPYERNELGMQVRPRQTEISEWSVKAASDFSASSRPLLYRLEKGGHRLRLIGEREPVALKKLSFEPQRALPSYEEYASSQPAYRTGSQPKWYGITEAEAFDRKSSISIQTDHWAEPNISPDPQGHLTYNVLGGNRWRLPGEWVEWRAEVPEDGWYVLDLKNFQNYRAGFKAYRTIQIDGEVPFREWLHYGLGYHKEFEIAPAADGEGRPYRIYLKKGEHKITMTADSSPLQPVSLALKETLGQISDFDRHIRLITGNYSKNASDANIDSQRTWDMKKYDPDAGAKLQAIVDRLNVVRDYVNGLNGRDSDLSQAIKSSVSMLQAMLDDVGEIPSKVNDFSTIQASIGTWMSTLTQQPLMLDYLVLRTPDSDPGLKTASVLSRVPYALGDFGRSFTMDYDLSGKNKQGALTIWVQRGRDYVDLLREMANQDFTPKTGIAVNINLMPNPNMLILGNAAGEVPDVALGLGEATPADYAMRNAAQDLSGYPGFGDVMKRFIPGAARALSYDGGTYGLPEVQNFQLLFYRTDILESLGLKAPDTWEDVFDMLPTLQENGMTMNVPKGDYATFFLENGADPYSADGLKANLGSPQGQQAFKQWTEMFTKYNLPIDIPAFFQHFRDGDIPVGIADFNTYVQLLVAAPEITGHWATAPLPGVSQEDGTVARWSPQGLSTAMIMKKSQRKDAAWEFLKWWTSDEVQAQYASDMESFYGMEYRWNTANVEAMKSLSWPGADLKAIREQSRWAKNMPNVPGYYFLGREMEFAWNRTVFDGIPAKESLEQAQLSLQREMNRRQKDFGIAGVGLGVPQIDKPYDWGGTDK; encoded by the coding sequence GGCGACGTTCGCCCAGACGGTCAGCGCCTCGCAGCTGCTGGGGAATTCCACGCCGGCCGATGCCGAAGACAAGCTTCCCTATGCGAGGCTGATGCTCCGGCATCCCGAGGCGGAGGCGGAAGCGGCCTCCTCGCCGGCCATCTCGATCGATCCGCTCCGGTACACGGAAGCGGCTCCGGAAGCGAAGCTGGCGGAGACGGCCGGCCCGGACGGTCCCGCGCTGGGCTGGAACAGCGACTCCGGCTGGGTGGAATGGTCGTTCGAAGCTCCGCGCGCAGGCTGGTACGAGCTGCATCTGGACTACAAGCCGCTGCCCGGAGGCCGCACGTCCGTCATCCGGGGCGTGCAGATCGACGGCGCCTATCCGTTCGCCGAGTCGGAGACGATCGAGCTCCAGCGGCTGTGGAAGGACGCCGAGTACCCGTATGAACGCAACGAGCTCGGCATGCAGGTGCGCCCCCGGCAGACGGAGATATCGGAATGGTCCGTCAAGGCGGCGAGCGACTTCTCGGCCTCGTCCAGGCCGCTGCTGTACCGGCTGGAGAAGGGCGGCCACAGACTGAGGCTGATTGGAGAGCGGGAGCCGGTCGCGCTTAAGAAGCTTTCCTTCGAGCCGCAGCGCGCCCTTCCCTCCTACGAGGAGTATGCTTCCTCGCAGCCCGCATATCGGACCGGGAGCCAGCCGAAGTGGTACGGAATCACGGAAGCCGAGGCGTTCGACCGCAAGTCGAGCATCTCCATCCAGACGGACCACTGGGCCGAGCCCAACATCTCTCCCGATCCCCAAGGGCATCTCACCTACAACGTGCTCGGGGGCAACCGCTGGCGGCTGCCGGGAGAATGGGTGGAATGGAGGGCGGAGGTTCCGGAGGACGGCTGGTACGTCCTGGATCTGAAGAACTTCCAGAACTACCGCGCCGGCTTCAAGGCCTACCGCACGATCCAGATCGACGGCGAGGTTCCTTTCCGCGAATGGCTGCATTACGGGCTCGGCTACCACAAGGAATTCGAGATCGCCCCGGCGGCTGACGGCGAAGGCCGTCCTTACCGGATCTACTTGAAGAAAGGCGAGCACAAGATCACGATGACGGCGGATTCGTCGCCGCTCCAGCCGGTGTCGCTGGCGCTCAAGGAGACGCTCGGCCAGATCTCGGACTTCGACCGCCACATCCGCCTGATTACGGGCAATTACAGCAAAAACGCCTCGGATGCGAACATCGACTCCCAGCGCACCTGGGACATGAAAAAATACGATCCCGACGCCGGAGCCAAGTTGCAGGCGATCGTCGACAGGCTGAACGTCGTCCGCGACTATGTGAACGGCCTGAACGGCCGGGATTCCGATCTGTCTCAGGCGATCAAGTCCTCCGTCAGCATGCTGCAGGCCATGCTGGACGACGTGGGCGAGATTCCGAGCAAGGTCAACGACTTCTCCACGATCCAGGCCAGCATCGGAACCTGGATGTCGACGCTGACCCAGCAGCCGCTCATGCTCGATTACCTCGTCCTGCGCACGCCGGACAGCGATCCCGGCTTGAAGACCGCCTCGGTGCTGTCCCGCGTGCCGTACGCGCTCGGCGACTTCGGGCGCTCGTTCACGATGGACTACGATCTCAGCGGCAAGAACAAGCAGGGCGCGCTGACGATCTGGGTGCAGCGGGGACGGGACTACGTCGATCTGCTGCGCGAGATGGCGAATCAGGACTTCACGCCGAAGACGGGCATCGCGGTGAACATCAACCTGATGCCGAATCCGAACATGCTCATCCTCGGCAATGCGGCAGGCGAGGTGCCGGATGTCGCGCTCGGGCTCGGGGAAGCGACGCCGGCCGACTACGCGATGCGGAATGCGGCACAGGACCTGTCCGGATATCCCGGCTTCGGCGACGTCATGAAGCGTTTCATCCCGGGAGCGGCCCGGGCGCTCAGCTATGACGGCGGCACCTACGGCCTGCCGGAGGTGCAGAACTTCCAGCTGCTCTTCTACCGCACGGACATCCTGGAGAGCCTGGGACTGAAGGCTCCGGACACATGGGAGGACGTCTTCGACATGCTGCCGACGCTGCAGGAGAACGGAATGACGATGAACGTGCCCAAGGGGGACTACGCGACCTTCTTCCTGGAGAACGGAGCGGATCCGTATTCGGCCGACGGCCTCAAGGCCAATCTCGGCAGCCCGCAGGGGCAGCAGGCGTTCAAGCAGTGGACGGAAATGTTCACGAAATACAACCTGCCGATCGACATCCCGGCGTTCTTCCAGCATTTCCGCGACGGCGACATTCCGGTCGGCATCGCCGACTTCAACACCTACGTGCAGCTGCTCGTCGCCGCGCCGGAGATTACCGGCCACTGGGCGACCGCTCCGCTGCCGGGCGTCTCCCAGGAGGACGGAACGGTCGCCCGCTGGTCGCCGCAAGGGCTGTCGACGGCGATGATCATGAAGAAGAGTCAGCGGAAGGACGCCGCCTGGGAATTCCTGAAGTGGTGGACCTCGGACGAGGTGCAGGCCCAGTACGCGAGCGATATGGAATCGTTCTACGGCATGGAATACCGGTGGAACACCGCGAACGTCGAGGCGATGAAATCGCTCAGCTGGCCGGGCGCCGACCTCAAGGCGATCCGCGAGCAGTCCCGCTGGGCGAAGAACATGCCGAACGTGCCCGGCTACTATTTCCTGGGACGGGAGATGGAGTTCGCCTGGAACCGGACGGTATTCGACGGCATCCCGGCCAAGGAATCGCTGGAGCAGGCGCAGCTCTCGCTGCAGCGGGAAATGAACCGCAGGCAGAAGGACTTCGGCATCGCGGGCGTCGGCCTCGGCGTGCCGCAGATCGACAAGCCTTACGATTGGGGAGGGACGGACAAATGA